The following are encoded together in the Vigna angularis cultivar LongXiaoDou No.4 chromosome 9, ASM1680809v1, whole genome shotgun sequence genome:
- the LOC128193957 gene encoding disease resistance-like protein DSC1: MDNASSSYKLQQRYDVLINFTGKDIRKKFVSHLNCALSTVLKFLKVLNPSHSKYLTTTPDFTGLPSLEQLILKCCPRLHKTDQSIGFDVGLPTFLLLNLKNCTSLSNLPKEIYELKSLKTLVLSGCSKIDLMENDIVQMESLITLIAEKTTVKQVSFSIVSSKHIGYINLHRFEGLSRNFFPSIIRSWMWPTMNLIFYIHSFCMNMEDNSWDDIAPFLSTLRSLRKPSGISKHHFRISLIDVGRYHEFLNTDNYKIYKESCDVLSQLTMVLIGYAIWVRDILFLSLCVKIVTLRE; this comes from the exons ATGGATAACGCCTCCTCATCCTACAAACTCCAACAGAGGTACGATGTGCTCATCAACTTCACTGGAAAAGACATCCGCAAAAAATTTGTTTCTCATCTCAATTGTGCCCTCTCTACT GTTTTGAAGTTTCTAAAAGTGCTTAACCCCAGTCACTCCAAGTATTTAACAACAACCCCTGACTTTACCGGACTACCAAGTCTTGAACAACTCATTCTGAAATGTTGTCCAAGATTGCACAAAACAGACCAATCTATTGGAT tcgatgtgggacttccaacatttTTACTGCTAAATTTGAAGAATTGTACAAGTCTAAGCAATCTCCCGAAAGAGATATATGAGTTGAAATCTTTAAAAACTCTCGTTCTGTCTGGTTGTTCAAAGATTGACCTAATGGAAAACGATATAGTGCAGATGGAATCCTTGATAACTCTAATTGCTGAAAAAACAACTGTGAAACAAGTGTCTTTTTCAATTGTAAGCTCAAAACACATTGGATATATAAACCTACATCGATTTGAGGGATTGTCACgtaatttttttccttctatCATTCGGTCTTGGATGTGGCCAACAATGAAtctcatattttatattcattcgTTTTGCATGAATATGGAGGATAATAGTTGGGATGATATTGCGCCATTTCTTAGCACCCTTAGAAGTCTTCGAA AACCATCAGGAATTTCTAAGCATCACTTCAGGATTTCTTTAATTGATGTCGGAAGATACCATGAATTCCTCAATACTGACAACTATAAGATATATAAG GAGTCTTGTGATGTTCTCTCCCAGCTAACAATGGTCCTTATTGGTTATGCCATATGGGTGAGGGACATTCTGTTTCTTTCACTGTGCGTCAAGATAGTGACATTAAGGGAATGA
- the LOC108346365 gene encoding disease resistance protein RPV1-like isoform X3 → MDNASSSYKLPRRYDVLINFYGEDIHRKFVSHLNYALSTVGLTTFLHHNNAVKSTHIQEPILSHCRVAIVVFTQTYSQSAWCLNQLQQIIKWHETYCRHVLPVYYEIQPSDVRLQNGYFGKELKATAKRTFSRQELEHGMSRWSHALTKAANFFGWDESNHRSDAELVEKIVQSVLNLPVLSATKFPVGLQSHVEDLIRTIKNKSTEVCMIEICGEEGSGKTTLAKAIYNQINWTFKEKIFIESVSTVCGIRQDLRLLEKLLLDVLKQKVEIPSIDVGRSMIRERLSGKRMLIVLDNVSNFSLLDRLDCHKWFVEGTVIILTSTYKEPLREGNSVFWVEQMNEKESLELLSWHAFREPKPKEEYKDLARRVVSYCEGLPLALEVVGSTLFKKTKEEWHSLLFKFAIVGMFHVPEIIKVSIESSLNEMEKDIFLDVCCFFVGKSRTYVRKILNGCGVDADIGIRVLMERNLIKINKNNKFGMHPLLQEIGIRIIRENSGKDLGKNRRLLFDNDANYGTEALQWLPVKLPSLSCVQATVNSEYLLKKLRWISSYGLSSEYLPKNFYWDDATAIDLKRSLLRFLWKTPQVLRSLKVLNLSHSKYLTITPDFTGLPSLEHLIFKYCSRLLKVHRSIGSLNSLILLNLKDCTSLNNLPKEIYELKSLRTLILSGCSEIHIMDKDIAKLKSLITVIAENTAVKHVPFSILSSKGIGYMSLRRFEGLSHNLFPSIIRSWMSPTMNPISYIHSFCMDMMDNTIDIAPLLSTLANVRSVLLACDTEFQLSKEVTNILVEYFTNITESGISKKHFRCSLNGVGAYHQFFNAVSDNIYEKGFDH, encoded by the exons ATGGATAACGCCTCCTCATCCTACAAACTCCCACGGAGGTATGATGTGCTCATCAACTTCTATGGAGAAGACATCCACAGAAAATTTGTTTCTCATCTCAATTATGCCCTCTCTACTGTTGGTCTCACCACTTTCCTTCACCACAACAATGCAGTGAAGTCAACTCACATCCAAGAACCTATTCTCAGCCACTGTCGGGTAGCAATTGTTGTTTTCACCCAAACCTATTCTCAATCTGCTTGGTGTCTTAATCAgcttcaacaaatcatcaaatgGCACGAAACTTATTGTCGACATGTCCTGCCCGTATATTATGAAATCCAACCATCTGATGTACGTCTTCAGAACGGTTACTTTGGAAAAGAATTGAAGGCAACTGCAAAACGAACATTTTCAAGACAAGAACTGGAGCATGGCATGTCCAGGTGGAGCCATGCACTCACCAAAGCTGCAAATTTCTTTGGATGGGATGAGAGCAATCACAG GAGTGATGCTGAACTAGTGGAGAAAATTGTTCAGAGCGTTCTTAATTTACCAGTCTTGTCTGCTACTAAATTTCCAGTTGGATTACAATCCCACGTGGAAGATCTTATTCGAACTATCAAAAATAAATCCACTGAAGTTTGTATGATAGAGATATGTGGAGAGGAAGGATCAGGTAAAACCACTCTTGCCAAAGCCATCTACAATCAAATTAATTGGACATTCAAGGAGAAaattttcattgaaagtgtttcaACAGTTTGCGGAATAAGACAAGATCTTCGTTTACTAGAAAAACTTCTTTTAGATGTCCTAAAACAAAAGGTGGAGATTCCTAGCATTGATGTGGGAAGAAGTATGATTCGGGAAAGACTTTCTGGGAAAAGGATGCTCATTGTACTTGACAATGTTTCTAACTTTAGTTTATTAGACAGATTGGATTGTCATAAATGGTTCGTTGAAGGAACTGTTATAATCCTTACATCAACATATAAAGAACCGCTGAGAGAAGGTAATTCTGTCTTTTGGGTAGAGCAAATGAACGAAAAGGAGTCCCTTGAGCTTCTTAGTTGGCACGCATTTAGAGaaccaaaaccaaaagaagaataCAAAGACCTTGCAAGAAGAGTAGTTAGTTATTGTGAAGGACTACCACTAGCTCTTGAAGTCGTTGGAAgtactttatttaaaaagacGAAAGAAGAATGGCACagtttattgtttaaatttgcGATAGTTGGCATGTTTCATGTTCCAGAGATAATAAAAGTAAGCATCGAAAGTTCACTGAATGAAATGGAAAAAGATATATTCCTTGATGTATGTTGTTTCTTTGTTGGTAAGAGCAGAACCTATGTAAGGAAGATCCTAAATGGCTGTGGAGTAGACGCTGATATTGGAATAAGAGTTCTCATGGAGCGTAACCTCATCAAAATtaacaagaacaacaaatttGGAATGCATCCTTTGCTACAAGAAATCGGAATAAGAATTATTCGTGAAAATTCAGGAAAGGATCTTGGGAAGAACAGGCGACTGTTGTTTGATAATGATGCAAATTAT GGGACAGAAGCCCTGCAGTGGTTGCCTGTGAAACTGCCTTCACTCAGTTGTGTACAAGCGACTGTAAATTCTGAGTACCTTCTTAAGAAACTAAGATGGATCAGTTCGTATGGGCTTTCTTCAGAATATCTACCAAAGAACTTTTATTGGGATGATGCAACAGCGATTGATTTAAAACGCAGTCTTCTTCGATTTCTCTGGAAAACACCCCAG GTTTTGAGATCGCTAAAAGTCCTTAACCTCAGTCATTCCAAGTATTTAACTATAACCCCTGACTTTACCGGATTACCAAGTCTTGAACACCTCATTTTCAAATATTGTTCAAGATTGCTCAAAGTACACCGATCTATTGGATCACTCAACAGTCTTATACTGCTAAATTTGAAAGACTGTACAAGTCTAAACAATCTTCCAAAAGAGATATATGAGTTGAAATCTTTAAGAACTCTCATTCTCTCTGGTTGTTCGGAGATTCACATAATGGATAAAGATATAGCAAAGTTGAAATCCTTGATAACTGTAATTGCTGAAAATACAGCTGTCAAACATGTGCCTTTTTCAATTCTAAGCTCAAAAGGCATTGGGTATATGTCCCTACGAAGATTTGAGGGATTATCTCATAATCTTTTTCCTTCTATCATTCGGTCTTGGATGTCACCAACAATGAATCCCATTTCTTATATTCATTCGTTTTGCATGGATATGATGGATAATACGATTGATATTGCACCATTGCTTAGCACCCTTGCAAATGTTCGAAGTGTTTTGTTAGCATGTGACACCGAATTTCAATTATCTAAGGAAGTGACAAATATTTTGGTTGAATATTTTACGAATATTACAGAATCAGGAATTTCAAAGAAGCACTTCAGGTGTTCTTTGAATGGTGTTGGAGCATACCATCAATTCTTCAATGCTGTCAGCGATAACATATATGAG AAGGGCTTCGATCATTGA
- the LOC108346365 gene encoding disease resistance protein RPV1-like isoform X2: MDNASSSYKLPRRYDVLINFYGEDIHRKFVSHLNYALSTVGLTTFLHHNNAVKSTHIQEPILSHCRVAIVVFTQTYSQSAWCLNQLQQIIKWHETYCRHVLPVYYEIQPSDVRLQNGYFGKELKATAKRTFSRQELEHGMSRWSHALTKAANFFGWDESNHRSDAELVEKIVQSVLNLPVLSATKFPVGLQSHVEDLIRTIKNKSTEVCMIEICGEEGSGKTTLAKAIYNQINWTFKEKIFIESVSTVCGIRQDLRLLEKLLLDVLKQKVEIPSIDVGRSMIRERLSGKRMLIVLDNVSNFSLLDRLDCHKWFVEGTVIILTSTYKEPLREGNSVFWVEQMNEKESLELLSWHAFREPKPKEEYKDLARRVVSYCEGLPLALEVVGSTLFKKTKEEWHSLLFKFAIVGMFHVPEIIKVSIESSLNEMEKDIFLDVCCFFVGKSRTYVRKILNGCGVDADIGIRVLMERNLIKINKNNKFGMHPLLQEIGIRIIRENSGKDLGKNRRLLFDNDANYGTEALQWLPVKLPSLSCVQATVNSEYLLKKLRWISSYGLSSEYLPKNFYWDDATAIDLKRSLLRFLWKTPQVLRSLKVLNLSHSKYLTITPDFTGLPSLEHLIFKYCSRLLKVHRSIGSLNSLILLNLKDCTSLNNLPKEIYELKSLRTLILSGCSEIHIMDKDIAKLKSLITVIAENTAVKHVPFSILSSKGIGYMSLRRFEGLSHNLFPSIIRSWMSPTMNPISYIHSFCMDMMDNTIDIAPLLSTLANVRSVLLACDTEFQLSKEVTNILVEYFTNITESGISKKHFRCSLNGVGAYHQFFNAVSDNIYELEGLRSLRR, from the exons ATGGATAACGCCTCCTCATCCTACAAACTCCCACGGAGGTATGATGTGCTCATCAACTTCTATGGAGAAGACATCCACAGAAAATTTGTTTCTCATCTCAATTATGCCCTCTCTACTGTTGGTCTCACCACTTTCCTTCACCACAACAATGCAGTGAAGTCAACTCACATCCAAGAACCTATTCTCAGCCACTGTCGGGTAGCAATTGTTGTTTTCACCCAAACCTATTCTCAATCTGCTTGGTGTCTTAATCAgcttcaacaaatcatcaaatgGCACGAAACTTATTGTCGACATGTCCTGCCCGTATATTATGAAATCCAACCATCTGATGTACGTCTTCAGAACGGTTACTTTGGAAAAGAATTGAAGGCAACTGCAAAACGAACATTTTCAAGACAAGAACTGGAGCATGGCATGTCCAGGTGGAGCCATGCACTCACCAAAGCTGCAAATTTCTTTGGATGGGATGAGAGCAATCACAG GAGTGATGCTGAACTAGTGGAGAAAATTGTTCAGAGCGTTCTTAATTTACCAGTCTTGTCTGCTACTAAATTTCCAGTTGGATTACAATCCCACGTGGAAGATCTTATTCGAACTATCAAAAATAAATCCACTGAAGTTTGTATGATAGAGATATGTGGAGAGGAAGGATCAGGTAAAACCACTCTTGCCAAAGCCATCTACAATCAAATTAATTGGACATTCAAGGAGAAaattttcattgaaagtgtttcaACAGTTTGCGGAATAAGACAAGATCTTCGTTTACTAGAAAAACTTCTTTTAGATGTCCTAAAACAAAAGGTGGAGATTCCTAGCATTGATGTGGGAAGAAGTATGATTCGGGAAAGACTTTCTGGGAAAAGGATGCTCATTGTACTTGACAATGTTTCTAACTTTAGTTTATTAGACAGATTGGATTGTCATAAATGGTTCGTTGAAGGAACTGTTATAATCCTTACATCAACATATAAAGAACCGCTGAGAGAAGGTAATTCTGTCTTTTGGGTAGAGCAAATGAACGAAAAGGAGTCCCTTGAGCTTCTTAGTTGGCACGCATTTAGAGaaccaaaaccaaaagaagaataCAAAGACCTTGCAAGAAGAGTAGTTAGTTATTGTGAAGGACTACCACTAGCTCTTGAAGTCGTTGGAAgtactttatttaaaaagacGAAAGAAGAATGGCACagtttattgtttaaatttgcGATAGTTGGCATGTTTCATGTTCCAGAGATAATAAAAGTAAGCATCGAAAGTTCACTGAATGAAATGGAAAAAGATATATTCCTTGATGTATGTTGTTTCTTTGTTGGTAAGAGCAGAACCTATGTAAGGAAGATCCTAAATGGCTGTGGAGTAGACGCTGATATTGGAATAAGAGTTCTCATGGAGCGTAACCTCATCAAAATtaacaagaacaacaaatttGGAATGCATCCTTTGCTACAAGAAATCGGAATAAGAATTATTCGTGAAAATTCAGGAAAGGATCTTGGGAAGAACAGGCGACTGTTGTTTGATAATGATGCAAATTAT GGGACAGAAGCCCTGCAGTGGTTGCCTGTGAAACTGCCTTCACTCAGTTGTGTACAAGCGACTGTAAATTCTGAGTACCTTCTTAAGAAACTAAGATGGATCAGTTCGTATGGGCTTTCTTCAGAATATCTACCAAAGAACTTTTATTGGGATGATGCAACAGCGATTGATTTAAAACGCAGTCTTCTTCGATTTCTCTGGAAAACACCCCAG GTTTTGAGATCGCTAAAAGTCCTTAACCTCAGTCATTCCAAGTATTTAACTATAACCCCTGACTTTACCGGATTACCAAGTCTTGAACACCTCATTTTCAAATATTGTTCAAGATTGCTCAAAGTACACCGATCTATTGGATCACTCAACAGTCTTATACTGCTAAATTTGAAAGACTGTACAAGTCTAAACAATCTTCCAAAAGAGATATATGAGTTGAAATCTTTAAGAACTCTCATTCTCTCTGGTTGTTCGGAGATTCACATAATGGATAAAGATATAGCAAAGTTGAAATCCTTGATAACTGTAATTGCTGAAAATACAGCTGTCAAACATGTGCCTTTTTCAATTCTAAGCTCAAAAGGCATTGGGTATATGTCCCTACGAAGATTTGAGGGATTATCTCATAATCTTTTTCCTTCTATCATTCGGTCTTGGATGTCACCAACAATGAATCCCATTTCTTATATTCATTCGTTTTGCATGGATATGATGGATAATACGATTGATATTGCACCATTGCTTAGCACCCTTGCAAATGTTCGAAGTGTTTTGTTAGCATGTGACACCGAATTTCAATTATCTAAGGAAGTGACAAATATTTTGGTTGAATATTTTACGAATATTACAGAATCAGGAATTTCAAAGAAGCACTTCAGGTGTTCTTTGAATGGTGTTGGAGCATACCATCAATTCTTCAATGCTGTCAGCGATAACATATATGAG TTAGAAGGGCTTCGATCATTGAGGAGGTGA
- the LOC108346365 gene encoding disease resistance protein RPV1-like isoform X1, whose translation MDNASSSYKLPRRYDVLINFYGEDIHRKFVSHLNYALSTVGLTTFLHHNNAVKSTHIQEPILSHCRVAIVVFTQTYSQSAWCLNQLQQIIKWHETYCRHVLPVYYEIQPSDVRLQNGYFGKELKATAKRTFSRQELEHGMSRWSHALTKAANFFGWDESNHRSDAELVEKIVQSVLNLPVLSATKFPVGLQSHVEDLIRTIKNKSTEVCMIEICGEEGSGKTTLAKAIYNQINWTFKEKIFIESVSTVCGIRQDLRLLEKLLLDVLKQKVEIPSIDVGRSMIRERLSGKRMLIVLDNVSNFSLLDRLDCHKWFVEGTVIILTSTYKEPLREGNSVFWVEQMNEKESLELLSWHAFREPKPKEEYKDLARRVVSYCEGLPLALEVVGSTLFKKTKEEWHSLLFKFAIVGMFHVPEIIKVSIESSLNEMEKDIFLDVCCFFVGKSRTYVRKILNGCGVDADIGIRVLMERNLIKINKNNKFGMHPLLQEIGIRIIRENSGKDLGKNRRLLFDNDANYGTEALQWLPVKLPSLSCVQATVNSEYLLKKLRWISSYGLSSEYLPKNFYWDDATAIDLKRSLLRFLWKTPQVLRSLKVLNLSHSKYLTITPDFTGLPSLEHLIFKYCSRLLKVHRSIGSLNSLILLNLKDCTSLNNLPKEIYELKSLRTLILSGCSEIHIMDKDIAKLKSLITVIAENTAVKHVPFSILSSKGIGYMSLRRFEGLSHNLFPSIIRSWMSPTMNPISYIHSFCMDMMDNTIDIAPLLSTLANVRSVLLACDTEFQLSKEVTNILVEYFTNITESGISKKHFRCSLNGVGAYHQFFNAVSDNIYEVLASSECGDVCLPAVNDPYCLAHMGEGHSVSFIVPQDRDMKGMILGVVYLSTPKIIEPEFTIVVIVNYTKCTFHIYKHGTVIFFNEEDWHGIMSNLESGDNVEIFVNFGNGLVVKNTMVYLICGESKNMEKASESKKHSLIRFIKKVVM comes from the exons ATGGATAACGCCTCCTCATCCTACAAACTCCCACGGAGGTATGATGTGCTCATCAACTTCTATGGAGAAGACATCCACAGAAAATTTGTTTCTCATCTCAATTATGCCCTCTCTACTGTTGGTCTCACCACTTTCCTTCACCACAACAATGCAGTGAAGTCAACTCACATCCAAGAACCTATTCTCAGCCACTGTCGGGTAGCAATTGTTGTTTTCACCCAAACCTATTCTCAATCTGCTTGGTGTCTTAATCAgcttcaacaaatcatcaaatgGCACGAAACTTATTGTCGACATGTCCTGCCCGTATATTATGAAATCCAACCATCTGATGTACGTCTTCAGAACGGTTACTTTGGAAAAGAATTGAAGGCAACTGCAAAACGAACATTTTCAAGACAAGAACTGGAGCATGGCATGTCCAGGTGGAGCCATGCACTCACCAAAGCTGCAAATTTCTTTGGATGGGATGAGAGCAATCACAG GAGTGATGCTGAACTAGTGGAGAAAATTGTTCAGAGCGTTCTTAATTTACCAGTCTTGTCTGCTACTAAATTTCCAGTTGGATTACAATCCCACGTGGAAGATCTTATTCGAACTATCAAAAATAAATCCACTGAAGTTTGTATGATAGAGATATGTGGAGAGGAAGGATCAGGTAAAACCACTCTTGCCAAAGCCATCTACAATCAAATTAATTGGACATTCAAGGAGAAaattttcattgaaagtgtttcaACAGTTTGCGGAATAAGACAAGATCTTCGTTTACTAGAAAAACTTCTTTTAGATGTCCTAAAACAAAAGGTGGAGATTCCTAGCATTGATGTGGGAAGAAGTATGATTCGGGAAAGACTTTCTGGGAAAAGGATGCTCATTGTACTTGACAATGTTTCTAACTTTAGTTTATTAGACAGATTGGATTGTCATAAATGGTTCGTTGAAGGAACTGTTATAATCCTTACATCAACATATAAAGAACCGCTGAGAGAAGGTAATTCTGTCTTTTGGGTAGAGCAAATGAACGAAAAGGAGTCCCTTGAGCTTCTTAGTTGGCACGCATTTAGAGaaccaaaaccaaaagaagaataCAAAGACCTTGCAAGAAGAGTAGTTAGTTATTGTGAAGGACTACCACTAGCTCTTGAAGTCGTTGGAAgtactttatttaaaaagacGAAAGAAGAATGGCACagtttattgtttaaatttgcGATAGTTGGCATGTTTCATGTTCCAGAGATAATAAAAGTAAGCATCGAAAGTTCACTGAATGAAATGGAAAAAGATATATTCCTTGATGTATGTTGTTTCTTTGTTGGTAAGAGCAGAACCTATGTAAGGAAGATCCTAAATGGCTGTGGAGTAGACGCTGATATTGGAATAAGAGTTCTCATGGAGCGTAACCTCATCAAAATtaacaagaacaacaaatttGGAATGCATCCTTTGCTACAAGAAATCGGAATAAGAATTATTCGTGAAAATTCAGGAAAGGATCTTGGGAAGAACAGGCGACTGTTGTTTGATAATGATGCAAATTAT GGGACAGAAGCCCTGCAGTGGTTGCCTGTGAAACTGCCTTCACTCAGTTGTGTACAAGCGACTGTAAATTCTGAGTACCTTCTTAAGAAACTAAGATGGATCAGTTCGTATGGGCTTTCTTCAGAATATCTACCAAAGAACTTTTATTGGGATGATGCAACAGCGATTGATTTAAAACGCAGTCTTCTTCGATTTCTCTGGAAAACACCCCAG GTTTTGAGATCGCTAAAAGTCCTTAACCTCAGTCATTCCAAGTATTTAACTATAACCCCTGACTTTACCGGATTACCAAGTCTTGAACACCTCATTTTCAAATATTGTTCAAGATTGCTCAAAGTACACCGATCTATTGGATCACTCAACAGTCTTATACTGCTAAATTTGAAAGACTGTACAAGTCTAAACAATCTTCCAAAAGAGATATATGAGTTGAAATCTTTAAGAACTCTCATTCTCTCTGGTTGTTCGGAGATTCACATAATGGATAAAGATATAGCAAAGTTGAAATCCTTGATAACTGTAATTGCTGAAAATACAGCTGTCAAACATGTGCCTTTTTCAATTCTAAGCTCAAAAGGCATTGGGTATATGTCCCTACGAAGATTTGAGGGATTATCTCATAATCTTTTTCCTTCTATCATTCGGTCTTGGATGTCACCAACAATGAATCCCATTTCTTATATTCATTCGTTTTGCATGGATATGATGGATAATACGATTGATATTGCACCATTGCTTAGCACCCTTGCAAATGTTCGAAGTGTTTTGTTAGCATGTGACACCGAATTTCAATTATCTAAGGAAGTGACAAATATTTTGGTTGAATATTTTACGAATATTACAGAATCAGGAATTTCAAAGAAGCACTTCAGGTGTTCTTTGAATGGTGTTGGAGCATACCATCAATTCTTCAATGCTGTCAGCGATAACATATATGAG GTATTGGCAAGCAGTGAGTGTGGTGATGTTTGTCTCCCAGCTGTGAATGATCCTTATTGTTTGGCCCATATGGGTGAGGGACACTCTGTATCTTTCATTGTGCCTCAAGATCGTGACATGAAAGGAATGATTTTGGGTGTTGTTTATTTATCAACTCCTAAGATCATTGAACCTGAATTTACTATAGTCGTCATTGTTAATTACACAAAGTGTACATTTCACATATACAAACATGGCACAGTAATTTTCTTTAATGAAGAAGATTGGCATGGCATAATGTCAAATTTAGAATCTGGAGACAATGTGGAGATTTTTGTGAATTTCGGTAATGGATTGGTGGTCAAGAACACAATGGTGTATCTGATATGTGGTGAATCAAAGAACATGGAAAAAGCGTCTGAGTCAAAGAAACATTCTCTCATTAGATtcataaaaaaagttgtaatgTGA